Proteins encoded within one genomic window of Rhododendron vialii isolate Sample 1 chromosome 1a, ASM3025357v1:
- the LOC131327236 gene encoding receptor-like protein 9DC3 — MGLQQVWLSYNLLFNLFFFFLFLCQITCLHAQLCTQEQNSALLQLKGSFSLDKSASFPKMESWKKGSDCCSWYGVECDRETAPQRLNLSESAFSGKVPPGVSYLNKLVSLDLSYNFHLRLEEGGFELLIQNLSKLRDLDLSGINISSSVFPNFLLNLTSLRTLGLRESGLHGEVRPRVSYLNKLVSLDLSYNFDLRLEEGGFELLIQNLSKLRDLDLSEVNMSSSVVPNSLLNLTSLRTLGLRGSGLHGEVRPRVSYLNKLVSLDLSYNFDLRLEEDGFELLIQNLSKLRDLSLIGVNMSSSVVPNSMLNLTFLRTLRLGESGLHGEFPSRVFHLPHLHNLVILYEEGILPDSIANLKSLKQLVIRHSEFHGSIPTSLWSLTQITYLGLSSNNFHGILPSSISNLTQITSLDLSSNNFSGTIPSWVFELPALMYLDLSYNKLIGHTLEFQSSSLKFIDLSNNDLNGTVPNSTFELQNLTHLILSSNSFSGTIPRSNRFSKNLNVLALKMNNFFGTIHDSFTRRNSLTTINLYGNGFEGPIPKSLINSRYLEVLDLGRNKFFDEFPHWLGNLPYLHVLILQSNKFHGSIVTSTTKFPFPMLRVLDMANNNFTGPLPIKYFKSFKAMMNVDEHFDLEYMGTGSYYDSLTIVIKGSTIDMEQILTVFTAVDLSSNKFDAGMVGPLIKQAHWGDTSTTHEFNFLGTLNLSQNRLTGPIPRGKQFDTFSNGSYINNSALCGPPLSNTCGDPKAAQPPPSRFEEEDSDPLSGIGWEVVLPGYGFGLVVGLVMGYLMFSFGKPHWLVKMVEGVIVWFLIPRIRRLRYENSVANYSSAIMLQQPYRSYNIAIRKFDKALIIGPLMKQGTQGRSLDRSQQFGRNQNHYPRCYNKNMIHNLQVDLVGKLYCPCMCCSSPIYTSRDGKGMGKYFQVPLFMCGAYAVRLKCDL, encoded by the exons ATGGGCCTTCAACAAGTATGGCTTTCCTACAATCTACTATttaacctcttcttcttctttctcttcctttgccAAATCACTTGTTTGCATGCCCAACTATGCACTCAAGAACAGAACTCTGCGCTGTTGCAACTGAAAGGAAGCTTTTCCTTGGATAAATCTGCTTCTTTTCCAAAGATGGAGTCTTGGAAAAAGGGTTCTGATTGTTGTTCCTGGTATGGGGTCGAGTGTGACAGAGAGACGG CACCTCAACGGCTCAACCTCTCTGAGTCTGCTTTTTCGGGCAAAGTCCCGCCTGGAGTCTCCTACCTAAACAAACTGGTGTCGCTTGATCTCTCTTACAATTTTCATTTGAGATTGGAAGAAGGCGGGTTCGAGTTACTCATTCAAAACTTATCCAAGTTAAGAGATCTTGATCTTAGCGGGATAAACATCTCTTCTTCAGTGTTTCCCAATTTCTTGCTCAATTTAACTTCTTTAAGAACCCTCGGTCTCAGAGAATCTGGTTTACATGGAGAAGTCCGGCCTAGAGTCTCCTACCTAAACAAACTGGTGTCGCTCGATCTCTCTTACAattttgatttgagattggaagaAGGCGGGTTCGAGTTACTCATTCAAAATTTATCCAAGTTAAGAGATCTTGATCTTAGCGAGGTAAACATGTCTTCTTCGGTGGTTCCAAATTCCTTGCTCAATTTGACTTCTTTAAGAACCCTCGGTCTCAGAGGATCTGGTTTACATGGAGAAGTCCGGCCTAGAGTCTCCTACCTAAACAAACTGGTGTCGCTTGATCTCTCTTACAattttgatttgagattggaagaAGACGGGTTCGAGTTACTCATTCAAAATTTATCCAAGTTAAGAGATCTCTCTCTTATAGGCGTAAACATGTCTTCTTCGGTGGTTCCAAATTCCATGCTCAATTTGACTTTTTTAAGAACCCTTCGTCTAGGAGAATCTGGTTTACATGGAGAATTCCCTAGCAGAGTATTCCACTTACCACATCTACATAACTTGGTAATATTGTATGAGGAGG GAATATTGCCGGACTCAATTGCTAATCTGAAGTCCTTGAAGCAATTGGTCATCCGTCATTCCGAATTCCACGGATCCATTCCTACTTCTCTCTGGAGCCTTACACAAATCACTTATTTGGGCCTCTCATCCAACAATTTCCATGGTATCCTcccatcttcaatttcaaaccTTACACAAATCACTTCTTTGGACCTCTCATCCAACAATTTCAGTGGTACAATCCCATCTTGGGTCTTCGAATTACCCGCACTCATGTACTTAGATCTCAGTTATAACAAACTGATTGGTCACACACTTGAGTTTCAATCCTCTTCGTTGAAGTTTATTGATTTGAGCAATAACGACCTAAATGGTACTGTTCCAAATTCAACCTTTGAACTCCAAAACCTTACCCATCTTATTCTTTCTTCAAATAGCTTTTCTGGCACCATTCCTAGATCAAATAGattcagtaaaaatctcaaTGTACTCGCTTTAAAGATGAATAACTTCTTTGGCACCATTCATGATTCATTTACAAGGAGAAATAGCTTGACAACTATCAATCTTTATGGCAATGGATTTGAAGGGCCAATACCGAAGTCTCTGATTAACAGTAGATACTTGGAAGTGCTAGATCTCGGAAGAAACAAGTTCTTCGATGAATTTCCGCATTGGTTGGGAAATTTACCGTACTTGCATGTCCTAATCTTGCAATCCAACAAATTTCATGGATCGATCGTGACTTCCACGACCAAATTTCCCTTCCCCATGTTGCGAGTTCTTGATATGGCGAACAATAATTTCACTGGTCCATTGCCCATAAAGtacttcaaaagtttcaaagcaATGATGAACGTGGATGAGCATTTTGATTTGGAGTACATGGGAACTGGTAGTTATTATGATTCTCTGACTATAGTAATCAAAGGATCGACCATTGATATGGAACAAATCCTTACAGTTTTTACAGCCGTGGATTTATCAAGCAACAAGTTCGATG CTGGAATGGTTGGACCTCTCATCAAACAAGCTCACTGGGGAGATACCTCGACAACTCACGAATTTAACTTTCTCGGAACGCTCAACCTTTCGCAGAATCGCCTAACGGGGCCTATACCACGAGGCAAACAATTCGATACATTTTCGAATGGTTCTTACATCAACAACTCGGCGTTATGCGGGCCTCCATTGTCGAATACGTGTGGCGATCCTAAGGCAGCACAGCCACCACCGTCGagatttgaagaagaagattcagatcCACTGAGTGGAATTGGTTGGGAAGTCGTATTGCCAGGGTATGGATTTGGGCTGGTAGTTGGACTTGTCATGGGATATCTTATGTTCTCGTTCGGTAAACCTCACTGGCTTGTGAAGATGGTTGAAGGTGTTATTGTATG GTTCCTAATACCTAGGATTCGTAGGTTACGATACGAAAATTCCGTTGCAAATTA TTCGTCGGCTATTATGTTACAACAGCCTTACAGGTCATATAACATAGCTATTAGGAAATTTGACAAAGCTCTAATCATTGGACCTCTCATGAAACAAGGCACACAAGGGAGATCCCTCGACAGGTCACAA CAATTTGGGCGCAACCAGAACCACTACCCTCGATGTTACAACAAGAATATGATTCACAATCTTCAAGTGGATTTGGTTGGGAAGTTATATTGCCCG TGCATGTGCTGCTCTAGCCCAATTTACACTTCGAGAGATGGAAAAGGAATGGGGAAATATTTTCAAGTACCTCTTTTCATGTGCGGTGCATATGCTGTGAGACTGAAGTGTGATCTTTAG
- the LOC131327222 gene encoding receptor-like protein 9DC3 yields MGLQQVWLSYNQLFNLFFFFLFLCQITCLHAQLCTQEQNSALLQLKGSFSLDKSASWYCNINGSTSFPKMESWKKGSDCCSWVGVDCDNKTGHVIGLDLSCSWLKGTIRPNSSLFLSFPHLRNLNLAHNDFSMSPISPEFTWFTELKHLNLSDSGFSGKVPIEFSFLNKLVSLDLSTNDYLRLEEGGFELLIQNLSKLRDLDLGHVNMSSSVVPNSLLNCTALRTIRLTSSGLHANFPSGIFHLPHLRVLDIGFNNALTGYLPDFMNLSYPLSILILSHTGFSGELPNSIANLKSLEVLSLSTCQFHGSLPTSLWNLTQISVLELQSNNFSGILPSSISNLRNISYLYLSNNNFTGPFFSWDANLTELFILDVSNNSLTGPLPSQVIVPPKLCFLSICRNLINGTIPSWVFKLPALKYLDLSYNLLIGHTLEFLSASLWIIDLSNNNLHGTVPNSTFELRKLTHLILSSNSFSGTIPESNRLNENLIMLELHNNSFSGTIHDSFSMRSRLKTVNLNDNGFEGPIPKSLVNCKNLEVLDLGRNKLVDKFPHWLGNLPNLQVLILRSITYSMDPS; encoded by the coding sequence ATGGGCCTTCAACAAGTATGGCTTTCCTACAATCAACTATttaacctcttcttcttctttctcttcctttgccAAATCACTTGTTTGCATGCCCAACTATGCACTCAAGAACAGAACTCTGCGCTGTTGCAACTGAAAGGAAGCTTTTCCTTGGATAAATCTGCATCTTGGTATTGTAATATCAATGGAAGCACTTCTTTTCCAAAGATGGAGTCTTGGAAAAAGGGTTCTGATTGTTGTTCGTGGGTTGGGGTCGATTGTGACAACAAGACGGGTCATGTAATTGGACTCGATCTCAGCTGCAGCTGGCTCAAAGGTACCATCCGCCCTAATAGCAGCCTCTTCCTCTCCTTTCCCCACCTTCGAAACCTCAACCTCGCTCATAATGACTTTTCCATGTCTCCCATCTCACCTGAATTCACTTGGTTCACCGAATTGAAGCACCTCAATCTCTCTGACTCTGGTTTTTCGGGCAAAGTCCCAATAGAATTCTCCTTCCTAAACAAACTGGTGTCACTTGATCTCTCTACAAATGATTATTTGAGATTGGAAGAAGGCGGATTTGAGTTACTCATTCAAAATTTATCCAAGCTAAGAGATCTTGATCTTGGGCATGTAAACATGTCTTCTTCAGTGGTTCCGAATTCCTTGCTCAATTGTACTGCTTTAAGAACCATCCGTCTCACATCCTCTGGTTTACATGCAAATTTCCCTAGCGGAATATTTCATTTACCTCATCTACGGGTGCTGGATATAGGGTTTAATAATGCTCTCACAGGTTATTTACCCGATTTCATGAATTTGAGTTATCCTCTCTCAATCTTAATTCTCTCACACACAGGTTTTTCTGGAGAATTGCCCAACTCGATTGCTAATCTGAAGTCATTGGAGGTATTGTCACTCTCTACTTGCCAATTTCATGGGTCCCTTCCTACTTCTCTCTGGAACCTTACACAAATCAGTGTTTTAGAGCTCCAATCCAACAATTTCAGCGGTATCCTcccatcttcaatttcaaaccTTAGAAATATCTCTTACTTATACCTTTCAAACAATAATTTCACAGGTCCCTTCTTTTCATGGGATGCAAACTTGACAGAACTTTTCATCTTAGATGTGTCAAATAATAGTCTCACTGGTCCTCTTCCTTCACAAGTAATTGTACCTCCAAAGCTATGCTTTTTGAGCATCTGCCGAAACTTAATCAACGGTACAATCCCATCTTGGGTCTTCAAATTACCCGCACTCAAGTACTTAGATCTCAGCTATAACTTACTAATTGGTCATACACTTGAGTTTCTATCTGCATccttatggattattgatttgagCAATAACAACCTACATGGTACGGTTCCAAATTCAACCTTTGAACTACGAAAGCTTACCCACCTGATTCTTTCTTCAAATAGCTTTTCCGGCACCATTCCTGAATCAAATAGATTGAACGAAAATCTCATTATGCTCGAACTACATAATAATAGCTTCTCTGGCACTATTCATGATTCATTTTCCATGAGAAGTCGCTTGAAAACTGTCAATCTTAATGACAATGGGTTTGAAGGCCCAATACCAAAGTCTTTGGTTAATTGTAAAAACCTTGAAGTGCTAGATCTCGGAAGAAACAAGTTAGTTGACAAATTTCCGCATTGGTTGGGAAATTTACCGAACTTGCAAGTCCTAATCTTGCGATCTATAACATATTCTATGGATCCATCCTGA
- the LOC131327231 gene encoding receptor-like protein 9DC3 has product MANNHFTGPLPMKYFRSFKAMMNVDLHFDDLYMQNDGLVKPYYYSATIVFKGMPLEFKRIVKTFTIIDLSRNRFQGEIPGIISGLNSIQGLKLSYNSLTGHIPKSHGDLTMLECLDLSSNKLTREIPQHLVNLEGYIPSGRQFVVFENNSYINNLALCGPPLSNSCSDSGPPEPPPSLFQQEEDSQFASGLDWEVILPGYGFGLVFGVVMGYLMFSFRKPQRFVKMIEGVGNRRGKRVGRNAQRHGGRRN; this is encoded by the exons aTGGCGAACAATCATTTCACTGGTCCATTGCCCATGAAGTACTTCAGAAGTTTCAAAGCAATGATGAATGTGGATTTGCATTTTGATGATTTGTACATGCAAAATGATGGTCTTGTAAAACCTTATTATTATTCCGCGACTATAGTATTCAAAGGAATGCCCCTGGAATTCAAAAGAATAGTAAAAACTTTCACCATCATTGATTTATCAAGAAACAGATTCCAAGGGGAGATTCCTGGAATCATTAGTGGGCTAAATTCGATTCAAGGACTCAAGTTATCATACAACAGCCTTACAGGTCATATACCAAAGTCGCATGGTGATTTGACGATGCTTGAATGTCTAGACCTCTCGTCAAACAAGCTCACTAGGGAGATTCCTCAACATCTAGTGAACTTG GAAGGATATATACCTAGCGGCAGGCAATTCGTTGTATTTGAAAATAATTCTTACATCAATAACTTGGCATTATGCGGACCTCCATTGTCAAATTCATGCAGTGATTCTGGCCCACCAGAACCACCGCCGTCGTTGTTCCAACAAGAAGAGGATTCTCAATTTGCAAGCGGACTCGATTGGGAAGTTATATTGCCCGGTTATGGATTTGGACTGGTATTTGGAGTTGTCATGGGATATCTTATGTTCTCATTTCGAAAACCTCAAAGGTTCGTGAAGATGATTGAAGGTGTAGGAAACAGAAGAGGGAAGAGGGTAGGAAGGAATGCTCAGAGACACGGAGGCAGAAGAAATTAG